The following proteins come from a genomic window of Candidatus Eremiobacterota bacterium:
- a CDS encoding trimethylamine methyltransferase family protein → METFRPTLRLLPESLVSSIYEEALAILERAGVFIENEEAYRLLREAGMKADEEKKRVFITADLAKKSLASAPRKVVLYDVNGAPRVHMEGDRSHFVPGSAALNVLDPSSGAIRKPRTEDYATFSRVVNALEHIDAQSTSIICADVPEELADRYRLYVALHYCAKPVVTGTFREDAFKVMKDMLVAMRGSEEKLREQPLAIFDACPSPPLKWSHLTCQSVIDAARSGIPSEFISMPLAGATGPVTLVGSITQHVAETLSGVVISQLAAPGAPVIFGGSPSVFDMRKGTTPMGAIETMMIDASYAQVGKFLGLPTHAYMGLSDAKRLDYQGGLESSAGIMLAALTGINMISGAGMHDFESCQSIQKLVMDNEICGMAKRLTRGVEAVSHPMALDILMDVTHRGMNFLSHPTTLSQFRHEFYFPSPVIDRANLGDWEKEKRELPARIDDRLKKILAAESYRLAEEKSRALHEIMLANAKQFGLERLPALPLYEKALHR, encoded by the coding sequence ATGGAAACCTTCAGACCCACCCTGCGCCTCCTCCCCGAATCCCTTGTCTCTTCCATCTATGAAGAGGCTCTTGCGATACTGGAGCGTGCCGGCGTTTTCATTGAGAACGAAGAGGCTTACCGGCTCCTGAGAGAAGCCGGCATGAAGGCCGATGAGGAGAAGAAGAGGGTATTCATCACTGCCGATCTTGCAAAGAAGTCCCTGGCCTCGGCGCCCCGGAAAGTGGTGCTCTACGATGTCAATGGAGCACCCAGGGTGCATATGGAAGGTGACAGAAGCCATTTTGTCCCGGGATCGGCAGCCCTCAACGTGCTGGATCCTTCAAGCGGCGCCATCAGGAAGCCCCGCACCGAGGATTACGCCACTTTTTCCCGGGTGGTGAATGCCCTGGAGCATATTGATGCGCAGAGCACTTCCATCATATGCGCCGATGTGCCCGAGGAGCTTGCAGACCGCTACCGCCTCTACGTAGCCCTCCATTACTGCGCGAAACCCGTGGTGACGGGCACCTTCAGGGAAGATGCCTTCAAGGTCATGAAGGATATGCTGGTGGCAATGAGGGGAAGCGAAGAGAAGCTCCGCGAGCAGCCGCTCGCCATCTTTGACGCCTGCCCCTCACCTCCCCTCAAGTGGAGCCACCTCACCTGCCAGAGCGTCATTGATGCCGCCCGGAGCGGCATCCCCTCGGAATTCATCTCGATGCCCCTCGCAGGAGCCACAGGCCCCGTCACCCTCGTGGGCAGCATCACGCAGCATGTCGCCGAGACTCTGAGCGGCGTCGTGATAAGCCAGCTTGCCGCCCCCGGCGCGCCGGTGATATTCGGGGGATCGCCTTCAGTCTTTGACATGAGGAAGGGCACGACACCCATGGGAGCCATAGAGACCATGATGATCGATGCGTCCTATGCCCAGGTGGGCAAATTCCTGGGCCTTCCCACCCATGCCTACATGGGCCTCTCGGACGCCAAGAGGCTCGATTACCAGGGAGGGCTTGAGTCGAGCGCCGGCATCATGCTGGCTGCCCTTACGGGGATCAACATGATCTCCGGCGCGGGAATGCACGATTTTGAGAGCTGCCAGAGCATCCAGAAGCTTGTTATGGACAACGAGATATGTGGGATGGCAAAGAGGCTCACAAGGGGCGTCGAGGCAGTAAGCCATCCGATGGCCCTTGACATCCTTATGGACGTGACGCACCGCGGCATGAACTTCCTCTCCCATCCCACGACACTCTCGCAGTTCCGCCATGAGTTCTACTTCCCCTCGCCTGTCATCGACAGGGCAAACCTGGGAGACTGGGAAAAGGAAAAGCGCGAGCTCCCCGCAAGGATCGACGACCGTCTCAAAAAGATTCTTGCCGCCGAGAGTTACAGGCTTGCCGAGGAAAAGTCCAGGGCCCTCCATGAGATTATGCTCGCCAATGCAAAGCAGTTCGGCCTCGAGAGGCTGCCGGCCCTCCCGCTCTATGAGAAGGCCCTTCACCGGTAA
- a CDS encoding TolC family protein — MLLIFFLFLVSSVAAFAGTDEISLEEVVRISLESNPRLASFYELFLSSQERWRFSGSQPNPEVILAAPYEVYPEDSNIFSQPLELFGRPRWRKSVAFSAKNASEARYMTALLDLLSDVSLAYVDALKARHLRIIEEENMKLAADILKVATKRYEVGDIPQYQLLEAQVEYSRAQTLFEEATLKEQNALVYLGRLAGKPLNPLSSLNELPLAIPDRYPDIATLKNRAVAERPEVAMARWEQEEMAAQSSLIQSELQPDVILSTYRKKLDSESMQGYRVSLRFPLFDWGSVRGEFKAQEKKKEAARKTLEDMKLQVAWETEQAFNEVTNARKRLAILNDTVLTSQERITSMVQRGYEAGLNNYLEVLEARRSLREIKKNYNETLADCQKASIRLERASCTSLFSRKEHSHEKK; from the coding sequence GTGCTCTTGATCTTTTTCCTTTTTCTGGTTTCCAGTGTCGCTGCCTTTGCAGGCACCGACGAGATCTCCCTTGAAGAGGTGGTGAGGATATCGCTTGAGAGCAATCCCCGCCTTGCCTCTTTTTATGAGCTCTTCCTCTCCTCCCAGGAGCGCTGGCGCTTTTCAGGCTCCCAGCCCAACCCCGAGGTGATCCTGGCGGCCCCCTATGAGGTCTATCCCGAAGACTCAAACATCTTCAGCCAGCCTCTGGAGCTCTTCGGCCGCCCCAGGTGGCGCAAATCCGTGGCATTTTCCGCGAAAAATGCCAGTGAGGCCCGTTACATGACAGCCCTTCTCGATCTTCTCAGCGATGTATCCCTCGCCTATGTTGACGCTCTCAAGGCCAGGCACCTCAGGATCATTGAAGAGGAGAACATGAAGCTTGCCGCTGATATCCTGAAAGTCGCCACAAAGCGCTACGAGGTAGGTGATATCCCCCAGTACCAGCTCCTGGAGGCACAGGTGGAGTATTCCAGGGCGCAGACCCTCTTTGAAGAGGCAACGCTCAAAGAGCAGAATGCCCTGGTCTACCTGGGAAGGCTTGCGGGAAAGCCATTAAATCCCCTCTCATCACTGAATGAGCTCCCCCTTGCGATCCCTGACCGCTATCCCGACATCGCCACGCTGAAAAACAGGGCGGTGGCGGAAAGGCCCGAAGTTGCCATGGCGCGGTGGGAGCAGGAAGAGATGGCGGCCCAGAGCTCACTTATCCAAAGCGAGCTCCAGCCTGACGTGATTCTCTCCACCTACAGAAAAAAGCTCGACAGCGAATCCATGCAGGGCTATCGCGTCTCACTCCGCTTCCCCCTTTTTGACTGGGGCTCCGTAAGAGGCGAATTCAAGGCCCAGGAGAAGAAAAAGGAGGCGGCCAGAAAGACCCTGGAAGACATGAAGCTCCAGGTTGCCTGGGAAACAGAGCAGGCTTTCAACGAGGTGACCAATGCCCGCAAACGGCTTGCCATTCTCAATGACACCGTGCTCACCAGCCAGGAGAGGATTACCTCCATGGTGCAGCGGGGCTATGAGGCAGGGCTCAACAATTACCTTGAGGTGCTTGAGGCCCGGCGCTCTCTCAGGGAGATAAAAAAGAACTACAATGAGACCCTCGCCGATTGCCAGAAAGCGTCGATACGCCTCGAGAGGGCCTCTTGCACTTCCCTGTTCAGCAGAAAGGAACATTCCCATGAAAAAAAATAG
- a CDS encoding efflux RND transporter periplasmic adaptor subunit — translation MKKNSLLLLLLIGVLLCSLSCSRRPETAEKSPESHEIHAQHSESETHEAGTIVLTEEQVKTAGVVTSRVSHELVKDRVAITGELEAVPQRTVRITSRLSGKVVSLMVQEGDSVQAGSPLAVLESVELAQADASFHQAETEFETAKKNYERVKAMASLGSYSKSALEEAKNNAASARAELEGARANVLMIQKQYERVKELQAAGIAARKDLEKAEADLIKARADVESARVKAESASSRLAREELMYRKGYLSSKEVTEAEQAYRDALSKYRSTKNMLTILGVSEENHGRAFTITSPLSGVVTALQITQGEAIVPTTPLMTVIDPRTLWLMADVYEKDLPKVKMGARAVFTVSAYPDRAFYGRVSYLSPSMDQKTRTVKARIQVPNDEKKLKVHMFAKGSITIDSRKKAIIIPKDAVQHQENAQIIYIRKEAPGTFLPRQVKTGEEYDGNIEILEGLSDGEDVVTKGSFTLKSEAKKATMEGDGCEH, via the coding sequence ATGAAAAAAAATAGCCTGCTTTTGTTGCTTCTCATAGGAGTGCTCCTCTGCTCCCTTTCCTGCAGCCGCAGGCCGGAAACAGCAGAAAAAAGCCCAGAGAGCCACGAGATCCATGCACAGCACTCTGAAAGTGAAACTCATGAGGCTGGCACCATCGTCCTCACGGAAGAGCAGGTGAAGACGGCAGGCGTTGTGACTTCAAGGGTTTCTCATGAGCTGGTGAAGGACAGGGTTGCCATCACTGGCGAGCTTGAAGCGGTGCCGCAGCGGACGGTAAGAATCACCTCCAGGCTCTCGGGAAAAGTGGTGAGCCTCATGGTCCAGGAAGGAGACTCTGTGCAGGCCGGGTCGCCTCTCGCCGTGCTCGAGAGCGTTGAGCTTGCCCAGGCTGACGCTTCCTTTCACCAGGCCGAGACAGAGTTTGAAACTGCAAAGAAGAATTATGAGCGCGTCAAGGCCATGGCAAGCCTGGGGTCGTACAGCAAGTCCGCCCTCGAGGAGGCAAAAAACAACGCCGCCTCGGCCCGTGCAGAACTCGAAGGGGCAAGGGCCAACGTCCTTATGATCCAGAAGCAGTATGAGCGCGTGAAAGAGCTCCAGGCGGCAGGCATCGCCGCAAGGAAAGACCTGGAAAAGGCTGAAGCCGACCTGATCAAGGCCAGGGCCGACGTAGAGAGCGCCAGGGTGAAGGCCGAATCTGCCTCGTCGCGGCTTGCAAGGGAGGAGCTTATGTACCGTAAAGGCTATCTGAGCTCCAAGGAGGTCACGGAAGCCGAACAGGCTTACCGCGATGCCCTTTCAAAATACCGGTCCACAAAAAACATGCTCACCATCCTGGGAGTGAGCGAGGAAAACCACGGGAGAGCCTTCACCATAACCTCGCCTCTTTCCGGGGTGGTCACTGCGCTGCAGATAACCCAGGGCGAAGCCATTGTCCCCACGACGCCGCTGATGACCGTCATTGATCCCCGCACGCTCTGGCTCATGGCCGATGTGTACGAAAAGGATCTCCCGAAGGTTAAAATGGGCGCCCGGGCAGTCTTCACCGTAAGCGCCTACCCTGACAGGGCCTTTTACGGGAGGGTCTCTTACCTGAGCCCCTCGATGGACCAGAAGACCAGGACCGTAAAGGCCCGCATCCAGGTGCCTAACGACGAAAAGAAGCTCAAGGTGCACATGTTTGCCAAGGGCTCAATCACCATAGATTCAAGGAAAAAGGCCATCATCATCCCCAAAGACGCGGTACAGCACCAGGAAAACGCACAAATCATCTATATCCGGAAGGAAGCTCCCGGCACCTTTCTCCCCCGCCAGGTGAAGACCGGCGAGGAGTACGACGGGAATATCGAGATCCTTGAGGGATTAAGCGATGGCGAGGACGTGGTGACCAAGGGGAGCTTCACTCTCAAAAGCGAGGCCAAAAAGGCAACAATGGAAGGCGACGGGTGCGAACATTGA
- a CDS encoding CusA/CzcA family heavy metal efflux RND transporter gives MLEKIIFFCLSQRWLMVFVALLLVALGAYSIASLSTDAFPDVTGVQVEIISKVAGKSPPELERTITTPLEIALRGIPGLTLIRSVSRPGISVITAVFEEKTDIYFARSQVLERLIEAKDELPAGTETSLGPISTAMGEIYQYTLEDASERKGTETAGERLMRLRTLQDWVISPVLKNVRGVSEIDPFGGAIKQYQVIINPDKLKKYGLSLRSVYEAIESNNSDVGGEFIEEGDEAYLVRGTGLVQSLEDIRNITLASEAGAHVLISDVAEVKEGEAVRHGAAIKDGKGEIVGASVLMLQGGNSRLVVKAVKEKVKEINEGGLLPEGVSIRPYYDRSEIVKEASHTLGKALIEGIILIVIVLYFFLRTFRGPFIIITAMLLSMLGAAAVMKLAGMTANLMTLGGLIISLGMIIDSAIIQTENVQRHLTGKEAESIGEKLCIVQKAVLEVRKPSILGELIIALTFLPILALEGMEGKMFTPLAVTVFIALMVSLFLSVFIIPVICLLALKPLKESSNALMDSLRRAYGSVLTWCLSRPRLLIFAALALMAASIALIPFVGTEFLPVMDEGAFDMDSVLLPGTSLSKSIEVNSKVQEIVKGFPELDTVVSKLGWSGTGIGAKDMDSGASVGKLKPRHEWKNAKTREELMDKMRDALAKLPGVLVSFSQPIQCRIDELVAGTKSQVVIKLFGSDLNTLEKVASDITREISGVKGTKDLIMEQVKGQQYIIIRSNRAKMAQFGINVRDIQDIVEIAVGGKAAGKFYEGTTYFDIAVRCDEKSRNDIKVIGSLPVDVPGQEFKVPLKEVADIVQEEGPVQISHENGQRKILIQCNISGRDIGSFVRECRARIKEKVAIPAGYYLEWGGQFENQEKAFKKLSLIVPVAVCIIFLLLFATFGSLRMALLVLLTLPCALIGGVFALFISGSYLSVPASIGFIALFGIAVLNGLVLMSSINQLREEGLPPPEAIQKGCETRIRPVLMTAGIAVFSLIPLLFSTGPGSEVQKPLAIVVVGGLITSTFMSVFLLPVLYQTFIGRDGESAPACSGD, from the coding sequence ATGCTTGAAAAGATCATTTTTTTCTGCCTCTCGCAGCGGTGGCTCATGGTTTTCGTGGCGCTCCTGCTTGTCGCTCTGGGAGCCTATTCAATCGCGAGCCTGTCCACCGACGCCTTTCCCGACGTGACTGGCGTGCAGGTGGAGATAATCAGCAAGGTGGCGGGGAAATCCCCCCCCGAGCTGGAGCGTACCATCACGACACCGCTGGAGATTGCCCTCCGGGGTATACCGGGACTTACCCTTATCCGCTCTGTCTCCAGGCCCGGCATCTCGGTCATCACGGCCGTCTTCGAGGAAAAGACCGACATCTATTTCGCGCGGAGCCAGGTCCTCGAGCGCCTCATCGAAGCCAAGGACGAGCTTCCCGCAGGAACGGAAACCTCCCTGGGACCCATTTCGACGGCCATGGGAGAGATTTACCAGTATACCCTCGAGGACGCCTCGGAAAGGAAAGGCACTGAAACAGCAGGAGAGCGCCTTATGAGGCTCAGGACTCTCCAGGACTGGGTAATCTCACCGGTGCTCAAGAACGTCAGGGGAGTGAGCGAGATTGATCCCTTCGGCGGCGCAATCAAGCAGTACCAGGTCATCATCAACCCCGATAAGCTGAAAAAATACGGCCTGTCACTGCGCAGCGTCTATGAGGCCATCGAGAGCAACAACTCCGATGTGGGCGGCGAGTTTATCGAGGAAGGCGACGAAGCCTACCTCGTGAGGGGCACCGGGCTTGTGCAGAGCCTTGAGGATATAAGAAACATCACCCTTGCAAGCGAGGCCGGTGCTCACGTGCTTATAAGCGACGTGGCGGAAGTGAAAGAGGGCGAAGCGGTGCGGCACGGTGCGGCAATAAAGGACGGAAAAGGCGAGATCGTAGGGGCAAGCGTCCTGATGCTCCAAGGGGGCAACAGCAGGCTCGTCGTGAAAGCAGTCAAGGAAAAAGTGAAGGAAATCAACGAAGGGGGCCTTCTCCCCGAAGGAGTCTCAATCAGGCCTTACTATGACCGCTCCGAAATAGTAAAAGAGGCAAGCCACACTCTTGGAAAGGCGCTCATTGAGGGAATCATCCTTATCGTTATCGTGCTTTACTTCTTCCTCAGGACCTTCAGGGGCCCTTTCATAATTATCACCGCCATGCTCCTTTCCATGCTCGGCGCCGCCGCCGTGATGAAGCTTGCCGGGATGACGGCAAACCTCATGACTCTCGGGGGCCTCATCATCTCCCTTGGTATGATCATCGACTCGGCCATCATACAGACAGAGAATGTGCAGCGCCACCTCACGGGGAAAGAAGCAGAAAGCATTGGCGAGAAGCTCTGCATCGTCCAGAAAGCCGTCCTGGAGGTAAGGAAACCGAGCATCCTTGGCGAGCTCATCATTGCCCTCACCTTCCTCCCCATCCTGGCCCTCGAGGGGATGGAGGGAAAAATGTTCACCCCGCTGGCCGTCACGGTCTTTATTGCCCTTATGGTATCCCTCTTCCTCTCGGTGTTCATAATCCCCGTCATCTGCCTCCTGGCCCTGAAGCCTCTCAAGGAATCAAGCAACGCCCTGATGGATTCCCTCAGAAGAGCTTACGGCTCAGTGCTCACCTGGTGCCTTTCCCGGCCAAGGCTCCTGATTTTCGCCGCCCTGGCGCTCATGGCGGCAAGCATTGCCCTTATCCCCTTCGTGGGCACTGAGTTTCTCCCAGTCATGGATGAAGGGGCCTTTGATATGGACAGCGTCCTGCTGCCGGGCACATCCCTCTCAAAGTCCATCGAGGTGAACAGCAAGGTCCAGGAGATTGTGAAGGGCTTCCCCGAGCTTGATACGGTCGTTTCAAAGCTGGGATGGTCCGGCACGGGGATCGGGGCGAAAGACATGGACAGCGGCGCCTCAGTGGGGAAACTGAAGCCCCGCCATGAATGGAAAAATGCGAAAACCAGGGAAGAGCTCATGGATAAAATGAGAGACGCCCTCGCAAAGCTGCCGGGAGTCCTTGTGAGCTTCAGCCAGCCCATCCAGTGCAGGATCGACGAGCTTGTTGCAGGTACCAAGTCGCAGGTAGTCATTAAGCTCTTCGGGAGCGACCTGAATACGCTTGAAAAGGTGGCAAGCGATATAACCCGTGAGATCTCCGGCGTGAAGGGCACAAAGGATCTTATCATGGAGCAGGTAAAGGGGCAGCAGTATATCATCATAAGGAGCAACAGGGCAAAAATGGCCCAGTTTGGCATCAATGTGAGGGATATCCAGGACATCGTGGAGATCGCCGTGGGGGGAAAAGCCGCCGGAAAATTTTACGAGGGGACTACGTATTTTGACATCGCGGTGCGGTGCGACGAAAAGAGCCGCAATGACATCAAGGTCATCGGAAGCCTCCCCGTTGACGTGCCGGGACAGGAATTCAAGGTCCCCCTCAAAGAGGTCGCTGATATCGTCCAGGAGGAGGGGCCCGTGCAGATAAGCCATGAGAACGGGCAGAGAAAGATCCTCATCCAGTGCAACATCTCGGGCAGGGACATCGGGAGCTTTGTAAGGGAATGCAGGGCACGGATAAAAGAAAAGGTAGCAATCCCTGCAGGGTATTACCTTGAATGGGGCGGCCAGTTTGAAAACCAGGAAAAGGCCTTCAAAAAGCTTTCCCTCATCGTGCCGGTGGCTGTTTGCATCATTTTCCTTCTCCTCTTTGCCACCTTTGGCTCCCTCAGGATGGCTCTCCTGGTCCTCCTCACCCTTCCCTGCGCCCTCATCGGCGGCGTCTTCGCCCTTTTCATCTCGGGGTCCTACCTTTCCGTCCCTGCTTCCATAGGATTTATTGCCCTCTTTGGCATCGCGGTGCTGAACGGCCTCGTGCTGATGAGCTCAATCAACCAGTTGAGAGAAGAAGGCCTCCCCCCCCCTGAGGCCATCCAGAAGGGCTGTGAGACGAGGATCCGCCCCGTGCTCATGACGGCAGGGATTGCCGTCTTCAGCCTCATCCCCCTTCTTTTCTCCACGGGACCCGGCTCCGAGGTGCAGAAGCCTCTGGCCATTGTCGTCGTGGGAGGCCTTATCACCTCGACGTTCATGTCGGTGTTCCTTCTCCCCGTGCTCTACCAGACATTCATTGGAAGGGATGGGGAGTCTGCGCCGGCCTGCAGCGGGGATTGA
- a CDS encoding sugar phosphate isomerase/epimerase encodes MKLGFPNNPKRCLAKEIEWIGSHGFDFVDLFLEESATTPDKIDCPKISDLLLKYNLERVGHTAWYLPIGSPMRTIREAAVKEAARYFEVFQKLGVRLVTIHAHWPGGGFSVKEGLAFQSETLRKLVKTAKDYHLSLMYEPVDTSEDKVQNVTALLNEVDGLLFHLDIGHANLWGRKPGEFIKALHGKLVHVHLHDNTRNMDLHLPMGCGTVDWEDTLKTLKYYYDGTITIEVFSRDRDYALLTRDKVRKLWERF; translated from the coding sequence ATGAAGCTCGGATTTCCTAACAATCCCAAGAGATGCCTTGCAAAAGAGATTGAATGGATAGGCAGCCACGGCTTTGATTTCGTGGACCTCTTCCTGGAGGAGAGCGCCACGACGCCTGATAAAATAGACTGCCCGAAGATCAGCGATCTCCTCCTGAAATATAACCTGGAGAGAGTGGGCCACACGGCATGGTATCTGCCCATCGGGTCGCCCATGAGGACCATCCGCGAGGCGGCGGTAAAAGAGGCTGCCCGCTATTTTGAGGTCTTCCAGAAACTTGGTGTGCGCCTGGTGACTATTCACGCCCACTGGCCCGGCGGCGGCTTCAGCGTGAAAGAAGGGCTCGCCTTCCAGTCCGAGACCCTCAGGAAGCTCGTAAAAACAGCGAAGGATTACCATTTATCTCTTATGTACGAGCCCGTGGACACTTCTGAGGACAAAGTGCAGAACGTGACAGCCCTCCTCAACGAAGTCGATGGCCTCCTCTTCCATCTGGACATCGGCCATGCAAACCTCTGGGGCAGGAAGCCCGGCGAGTTCATCAAGGCCCTTCATGGGAAGCTTGTCCATGTCCATCTCCATGACAACACAAGGAACATGGACCTCCACCTCCCCATGGGCTGCGGCACCGTGGACTGGGAGGACACTCTGAAAACGCTGAAATATTACTACGACGGCACTATCACCATAGAGGTCTTTTCCCGCGACAGGGACTACGCTCTCCTCACCAGGGACAAGGTGAGGAAGCTGTGGGAACGCTTCTAG